Proteins co-encoded in one Rubidibacter lacunae KORDI 51-2 genomic window:
- a CDS encoding sulfurtransferase, which produces MSRPRPLATFLALAAVFSIGAGAALWPQVTPRSKVANFSIAARGATVMEGDRWIVSPPDAARLVAEGAIVLDARPSGLFVRREIANAVPFDWTEFARTDFPHQGQLLADDTLLAQKLQALGIDRGRPAIVVGDATAGWGQDGRAVWMLRTLGHEHAVMVDGGYDALVAAGVTAAAMPPAIGNFTVQRRSQWTIERDTLQARFDSADVVVLDARTSAEYSGATPHRERLGGHVPGARSLHYREFLTESGKLVPEAEIRERLEEVGIVPSTPIATYCTGGVRSAWLTVVLADLGYTVQNYAGSMWEWSAAPAAEYPLVRGKDE; this is translated from the coding sequence ATGTCTAGGCCCCGCCCGCTAGCAACATTCCTCGCGCTTGCTGCCGTTTTCAGCATTGGTGCAGGGGCAGCGTTGTGGCCGCAAGTGACCCCAAGGTCCAAGGTTGCCAATTTCTCCATCGCGGCGCGCGGCGCAACAGTAATGGAGGGCGATCGCTGGATCGTGTCGCCCCCTGATGCGGCCCGGCTAGTCGCAGAAGGCGCGATCGTGCTGGATGCCCGCCCATCGGGGTTGTTCGTACGACGCGAGATCGCCAATGCCGTTCCCTTCGATTGGACGGAGTTCGCGCGAACGGACTTTCCCCATCAAGGGCAGCTCTTAGCGGATGACACCCTACTAGCGCAGAAACTGCAAGCCCTCGGCATCGATCGCGGCCGACCGGCGATCGTCGTCGGCGATGCGACCGCTGGCTGGGGGCAAGACGGGCGCGCGGTCTGGATGCTGCGAACGCTGGGCCACGAGCATGCGGTAATGGTCGATGGCGGCTATGACGCTCTGGTTGCAGCTGGCGTTACGGCGGCTGCGATGCCGCCGGCAATCGGCAACTTCACAGTGCAGCGGCGATCGCAATGGACGATCGAGCGCGATACATTACAAGCTCGCTTTGACAGCGCCGATGTCGTGGTATTGGATGCGCGAACCTCCGCCGAATATTCTGGGGCCACACCGCACCGCGAACGCCTCGGCGGCCATGTGCCGGGCGCGCGATCGCTACACTACCGGGAGTTCTTGACTGAGTCCGGTAAGCTTGTGCCGGAGGCAGAGATCCGCGAGCGCCTCGAAGAGGTGGGGATCGTGCCATCGACGCCCATTGCGACGTATTGTACGGGCGGCGTGCGATCGGCGTGGCTGACCGTCGTGCTGGCCGACCTTGGCTACACCGTGCAGAATTACGCGGGGTCGATGTGGGAATGGTCGGCGGCACCGGCTGCTGAATATCCCCTCGTGCGCGGCAAGGACGAATAG